One stretch of Prosthecobacter debontii DNA includes these proteins:
- a CDS encoding LpxL/LpxP family acyltransferase, producing the protein MPAEETAKEPPPQAPPRRNTGLHGAFWTRFLLKLMRFLPVRLCLLLNSFVVWVIYLLARPQRQAVLENLQGLRPDFSPLRNWLAGYQVFHQFALTYLDRLWHMHFGREVRWDIAGLEHFEEMKAHPGGVLVFTIHSGNYDIGATLFAQKFGRTMHMVRAPEQTDELQELRKAELKRAEQENPFLKVHYNEVDSHLGLELCRILMAGEAVAVQGDRVVTGISPIEMEDEGVTFLIPRGPLVLAEISRVPCYPIFLQRLSFLKYRIVCGPCFYEGKTKVRADDLGKVWLPIMHRFVHEHWDQWFVFEKLVKQKANTDSEEA; encoded by the coding sequence ATGCCCGCAGAAGAAACCGCTAAAGAGCCTCCACCGCAAGCACCGCCTCGGCGGAATACTGGACTGCATGGTGCATTCTGGACGCGCTTTTTGTTGAAACTCATGCGCTTCTTGCCGGTCCGTCTGTGCCTGCTGCTGAATTCCTTTGTTGTGTGGGTCATTTATCTTCTGGCGCGGCCCCAGCGGCAGGCGGTGCTGGAAAACTTGCAGGGGTTGCGCCCAGATTTCAGTCCATTGCGCAATTGGCTGGCCGGCTACCAAGTGTTCCATCAATTTGCCCTCACCTATCTGGATCGCCTCTGGCACATGCACTTTGGCCGAGAAGTCCGGTGGGACATTGCCGGGCTGGAGCACTTCGAGGAAATGAAAGCCCATCCTGGAGGAGTTCTGGTCTTTACCATTCACAGTGGCAATTACGATATCGGAGCTACTCTGTTCGCCCAAAAATTTGGCCGCACCATGCACATGGTGCGCGCGCCTGAGCAGACCGATGAGCTGCAAGAGTTGCGCAAGGCGGAGCTCAAACGGGCCGAGCAGGAAAACCCCTTTCTCAAAGTGCATTACAACGAGGTGGATAGCCACCTGGGCCTCGAGCTGTGCCGCATCCTCATGGCGGGGGAAGCTGTGGCTGTGCAAGGTGACCGTGTGGTGACGGGCATCTCTCCCATCGAGATGGAGGATGAGGGGGTGACCTTCCTGATCCCCCGTGGCCCCCTGGTTCTCGCCGAGATCTCCCGGGTGCCTTGCTACCCCATCTTTTTGCAAAGGCTGAGCTTTTTGAAGTATCGCATCGTGTGCGGTCCCTGTTTTTACGAGGGTAAGACGAAGGTGCGGGCGGATGACCTGGGGAAAGTGTGGCTGCCCATCATGCATCGGTTTGTCCACGAGCATTGGGACCAGTGGTTCGTCTTCGAAAAGCTAGTGAAGCAAAAGGCCAACACCGACTCCGAAGAGGCTTAA